A single Brassica rapa cultivar Chiifu-401-42 chromosome A04, CAAS_Brap_v3.01, whole genome shotgun sequence DNA region contains:
- the LOC103863914 gene encoding AIG2-like protein A isoform X2 → MSGSGTQLHNVFVYGSFQEPEVVKVMLDRTPEIISVTLPGFKRFRLKGRLYPCVIPSEDGEVHGKLLMGLTDEELENVDAVEGNEYERVTVGVVREDNSEKMTVKTYIWINKDDPDIDGEWDFEEWKQLHMKKFIETFKEIMEWKRNPHGKGRDDFNHVLRDAPSA, encoded by the exons ATGAGTGGATCCGGTACGCAGCTTCACAATGTTTTCGTCTATGGTAGCTTTCAGGAGCCTGAGGTCGTCAAGGTCATGCTTGATCGCACTCCTGAAATCATCTCTGTAACACTCCCTGGCTT taAGAGGTTTAGGCTTAAAGGACGTTTGTATCCATGTGTTATACCGTCTGAAGATGGAGAAGTTCATGGAAAg TTACTAATGGGATTAACGGATGAAGAACTTGAGAATGTAGATGCTGTTGAGGGTAATGAATATGAGAGAGTGACAGTTGGTGTTGTAAGAGAG GACAATTCTGAGAAGATGACtgtgaaaacatatatatggaTCAATAAAGATGATCCTGATATCGATGGAGAATGGGATTtcgag GAATGGAAACAACTACACATGAAGAAATTCATAGAGACGTTCAAAGAAATCATGGAATGGAAGAGGAATCCTCATGGAAAGGGAAGGGACGACTTCAACCATGTCCTGCGCGATGCTCCATCGGCTTGA